The following proteins are encoded in a genomic region of Fusobacterium perfoetens ATCC 29250:
- a CDS encoding DNA-directed RNA polymerase subunit omega, translating into MKQEITYDLLLEKIPNKYILTLTTGKRMREIIKGKPLLVKTNKKDPLMKKVFKELVEGKITYAYEKDEKVED; encoded by the coding sequence ATGAAACAAGAAATAACATATGATTTATTATTAGAAAAAATTCCAAACAAATATATTTTAACATTAACAACAGGAAAAAGAATGAGAGAAATTATAAAAGGAAAACCTCTTTTAGTGAAAACAAATAAAAAAGATCCTTTAATGAAAAAAGTTTTTAAAGAATTAGTTGAAGGAAAAATAACTTATGCATATGAAAAAGATGAAAAAGTTGAAGACTAA
- the gmk gene encoding guanylate kinase, which translates to MSKGNLFVVSGPSGAGKSTICRLVRKILNINLATSATTRKPRVGEIDGRDYYFLTIEEFERKLKNDEFLEYAKVHENYYGTLKSEVENRLAKGENVILEIDVQGGLQVKAKYPNANMIFFKTPTKEELEQRLRGRKTDSEETIQLRLKNSLKELEYEKEYDTTIINYTVEKSCEELINIIRSKEEEK; encoded by the coding sequence ATGAGTAAAGGAAATTTATTTGTAGTTTCAGGACCAAGTGGAGCTGGAAAATCAACAATATGTAGACTTGTCAGGAAAATATTAAATATAAATTTAGCTACATCTGCTACTACTAGAAAACCAAGAGTTGGAGAAATAGATGGGAGAGATTATTATTTTCTTACTATAGAAGAGTTTGAAAGAAAATTAAAAAATGATGAATTTTTAGAATATGCAAAAGTACATGAAAATTATTATGGTACTTTAAAATCTGAAGTAGAAAATAGATTAGCAAAAGGAGAGAATGTAATATTAGAAATAGATGTACAAGGTGGATTACAAGTAAAAGCAAAATATCCAAATGCAAATATGATATTCTTTAAAACTCCAACAAAAGAAGAACTAGAACAAAGATTAAGAGGTAGAAAAACTGACAGTGAAGAAACTATTCAATTAAGATTAAAAAATTCATTAAAAGAATTAGAATATGAAAAAGAGTATGATACAACAATAATTAATTATACAGTTGAAAAATCTTGTGAAGAATTAATTAATATAATAAGAAGTAAAGAGGAGGAAAAATAA
- a CDS encoding YicC/YloC family endoribonuclease yields the protein MRSMTGYSKYSYQDENFIIDMEIKSVNNKNLNLKIKMPTSLNFLESKIRTKIGEKVTRGSIDLKIDFEDRREIENLFEYDEQICKAYLKVLTDMENNFGEKFTNKMDYLIRNFNVIKRKENDNNDYEEIIFSKLDNLLEEFLEFKDTEGNRLKEYFIERIEFIKERVTEIKKYKNQVVAVYKEKLLKRLENIKEEVSFNEEDILKEILLFTDRSDISEEISRLDSHLKQLEIEIKSEDKIVGKKIDFILQEIFRELNTTGVKSSSYEISKIVVECKNEIEKIREQAMNIE from the coding sequence ATGAGAAGTATGACAGGATACTCTAAATATTCATATCAAGATGAAAATTTTATAATTGATATGGAAATAAAGAGTGTTAATAATAAAAATTTAAATTTAAAGATAAAAATGCCAACTTCTTTAAATTTTTTAGAAAGTAAAATTAGAACAAAAATTGGTGAAAAAGTAACTAGAGGAAGTATCGATTTAAAAATAGATTTTGAAGATAGAAGAGAAATTGAAAATCTTTTTGAATATGATGAACAAATTTGTAAAGCTTATTTAAAAGTTTTAACAGATATGGAAAATAACTTTGGTGAAAAATTTACTAATAAAATGGATTATTTAATAAGAAATTTTAATGTCATAAAAAGAAAAGAAAATGATAATAATGATTATGAAGAAATTATTTTTTCTAAACTAGATAATTTATTAGAAGAATTTTTAGAATTTAAAGATACAGAAGGAAATAGATTAAAAGAATATTTTATAGAAAGAATTGAATTTATAAAAGAGAGAGTAACTGAAATAAAAAAATATAAAAATCAAGTTGTGGCTGTTTATAAAGAAAAATTATTAAAAAGATTAGAAAATATAAAAGAAGAAGTTTCTTTTAATGAAGAAGATATTTTAAAAGAAATATTACTTTTTACAGATAGAAGTGATATATCTGAAGAGATATCAAGACTAGATAGTCATTTGAAGCAATTAGAAATAGAAATAAAATCTGAGGATAAAATAGTCGGTAAAAAAATAGATTTTATTTTACAAGAAATTTTTAGAGAGTTAAATACTACAGGAGTAAAATCATCTTCATATGAAATTTCAAAAATTGTTGTAGAATGTAAAAATGAAATTGAAAAAATTAGAGAACAAGCAATGAATATAGAATAA
- the rpoC gene encoding DNA-directed RNA polymerase subunit beta' — protein MGIKSFEKIRIKLASPEKIYEWSHGEITKPETINYRTLNPEMDGLFCEKIFGPTKDWECSCGKYKRMRYKGLVCEKCGVEVTKSKVRRERMGHIALAAPVSHIWYSKGTPNKMALILGISPKELESVLYFARYIVVQSNEETLPVGKIINEKEYKLFKQMYGNSFDAKMGAEAILRLLEDLNLPVLREELERELDDVNSSQKRKKVAKRLKIVRDFIESENQPAWMILKNVPVIPADLRPMVQLDGGRFATSDLNDLYRRVINRNNRLKKLLEIKAPEIVVKNEKRMLQEAVDALIDNGRRGKPVVAQNNRELKSLSDMLKGKQGRFRQNLLGKRVDYSARSVIVVGPSLKMNQCGIPKKMALELYKPFIMRELVKRELASNVKTAKKLVEESDDKVWDIIEDVIEGHPVLLNRAPTLHRLSIQAFEPVLIEGKAIRLHPLVCSAFNADFDGDQMAVHLVLSPEAIMEAKLLMLAPNNIIAPSNGQPIAVPGQDMVMGCFYMTKDRPGCRGEGKEFSNREQVLTAYENGVIDTHAIIKVRINGEMVTTTPGRILFSEILPEEIRDYNMTYGKNPLKKLIADLYDRYGFSKTADIINDIKNFGYHYSTFAGVSVGVEDLEIPAVKKDILKKADEDVAAIAQEYKDGKIINEERYRKTIAVWAQATQDVTDAMMGGLDQFNPVYMMATSGARGSIQQMRQLAAMRGNMADTRGRILEVPIKANFREGLTVLEFFMSSHGARKGLADTALRTADSGYLTRRLVDISHEVIVNSEDCGTHEGIEVSDLISDGKVIEKLSERINGRVLAEDLIVNGEVIAPRNTLIGKDLIKRIEELNIQKVKIRSPLTCSLEKGVCKKCYGMDLSNHKEVLLGEAVGVIAAQSIGEPGTQLTMRTFHTGGVATATASATTKKAENSGKAVFKDVKILVSEETGEEIVVSQSAKITIGNNDHEIPSGSILKVKDGDIVEKGQVLANLNPYHVPIICDQEGIVAYKELTIKSNYDSKYGVTEYLSVKPLDSGDVNPRLLILDENKQVKASYQIPFGAYMMVHEGDKVTKGQVIAKLIKEGEGTKDITGGLPRVQELFEARNPKGKALLSEVSGKVEITTKKKKGMRVILIKDEMNPEKFKEYLVSVGDHLVVTDGMLIKAGDKITEGAISPYDILNIKGLVAAEQFILESVQQVYRDQGVTVNDKHIEIIVKQMFKKVRITNSGSSLLLEDEVIEKRLVDLENEELKAKGKKLVEYEPVIQGITKAAVNTESFISAASFQETTKVLSNAAIEGKEDYLEGLKENVIIGKKIPAGTGYVDYKRIIPEEVKEEQ, from the coding sequence ATGGGAATAAAGAGTTTTGAAAAAATTAGAATAAAACTTGCTTCACCTGAAAAAATATATGAATGGTCTCATGGAGAAATAACTAAACCAGAGACTATCAACTATAGAACATTAAATCCAGAGATGGATGGATTATTCTGTGAAAAAATATTCGGACCAACAAAAGATTGGGAATGTAGTTGTGGAAAATACAAAAGAATGAGATATAAAGGTCTTGTTTGTGAAAAATGTGGAGTAGAAGTTACTAAATCAAAAGTAAGAAGAGAAAGAATGGGGCATATAGCTTTAGCTGCCCCTGTATCTCATATTTGGTATTCTAAAGGAACACCAAATAAAATGGCTTTAATTTTAGGAATTTCTCCAAAAGAACTTGAATCTGTTTTATATTTTGCAAGATATATAGTAGTTCAAAGTAACGAAGAAACATTACCAGTTGGAAAAATTATAAATGAAAAAGAGTATAAATTATTTAAACAAATGTATGGTAACTCTTTTGACGCTAAAATGGGAGCAGAAGCAATTTTAAGATTGTTAGAAGACTTAAATTTACCTGTTTTAAGAGAAGAATTAGAAAGAGAATTAGATGATGTAAATTCTAGTCAAAAAAGAAAAAAAGTTGCAAAAAGATTAAAAATAGTTAGAGACTTTATTGAATCTGAAAACCAACCAGCATGGATGATATTAAAAAATGTTCCAGTTATACCAGCTGACTTAAGACCAATGGTACAATTAGATGGTGGAAGATTTGCAACATCAGATTTAAATGACCTTTATAGAAGAGTTATTAATAGAAATAACAGATTGAAAAAACTTTTAGAAATAAAAGCTCCAGAAATTGTTGTAAAAAATGAAAAGAGAATGTTACAAGAAGCAGTTGATGCTTTAATAGATAATGGAAGAAGAGGAAAACCTGTTGTTGCTCAAAACAATAGAGAATTAAAATCATTATCTGATATGCTAAAAGGAAAACAAGGAAGATTCAGACAAAATCTACTAGGAAAAAGGGTTGACTACTCAGCAAGATCTGTTATCGTAGTAGGACCTTCATTAAAAATGAATCAATGTGGAATTCCTAAGAAAATGGCTCTTGAATTATATAAACCATTTATAATGAGAGAGTTAGTAAAAAGAGAATTAGCTTCTAATGTAAAAACAGCTAAAAAATTAGTTGAAGAATCAGATGATAAAGTATGGGATATCATAGAAGATGTTATAGAAGGACACCCTGTATTATTAAACAGAGCTCCGACTTTACATAGACTATCTATTCAAGCTTTCGAGCCAGTATTAATAGAAGGAAAAGCAATTAGATTACATCCATTAGTATGTTCAGCTTTCAATGCTGACTTTGACGGAGACCAAATGGCAGTACACTTAGTATTATCTCCAGAAGCTATAATGGAAGCAAAATTATTAATGCTTGCTCCTAATAATATTATAGCTCCATCTAATGGACAACCAATAGCAGTTCCAGGACAAGATATGGTTATGGGATGTTTCTATATGACTAAAGATAGACCTGGATGTAGAGGAGAAGGAAAAGAATTCTCTAATAGAGAACAAGTTTTAACAGCTTATGAAAATGGAGTTATAGATACACATGCTATAATAAAAGTAAGAATAAATGGAGAAATGGTTACAACTACTCCAGGAAGAATACTATTCTCTGAAATTTTACCAGAGGAAATCAGAGATTATAATATGACTTATGGTAAAAATCCATTAAAGAAATTAATAGCTGATTTATATGATAGATATGGATTCTCAAAAACAGCTGATATAATTAATGATATTAAGAACTTTGGATATCATTATTCAACATTTGCTGGAGTTTCTGTTGGAGTAGAGGACCTAGAAATACCAGCTGTTAAAAAAGATATCTTAAAGAAAGCTGATGAAGATGTAGCAGCTATAGCTCAAGAATATAAAGATGGAAAAATAATAAATGAAGAAAGATATAGAAAAACTATAGCTGTTTGGGCTCAAGCAACTCAAGATGTTACAGATGCAATGATGGGTGGACTAGACCAATTTAACCCAGTTTATATGATGGCGACTTCAGGAGCCAGAGGATCTATTCAACAGATGAGACAGTTAGCTGCCATGAGAGGTAACATGGCCGATACAAGAGGTAGAATTCTAGAAGTACCTATCAAAGCTAATTTCCGTGAAGGACTAACAGTATTAGAGTTCTTTATGTCATCACATGGAGCTAGAAAAGGATTAGCCGATACAGCTTTAAGAACAGCCGATTCAGGATATTTAACAAGAAGATTAGTAGATATTTCTCATGAAGTTATAGTAAATTCAGAAGATTGTGGAACTCATGAAGGAATTGAAGTTTCTGACTTAATTTCTGATGGTAAAGTAATAGAAAAATTATCAGAAAGAATAAATGGAAGAGTATTAGCAGAAGACTTAATCGTAAATGGAGAAGTTATAGCTCCTAGAAATACTCTAATTGGAAAAGATTTAATTAAGAGAATAGAAGAATTAAATATTCAAAAAGTAAAAATTAGATCACCTTTAACATGTTCATTGGAGAAAGGTGTATGTAAAAAATGTTATGGTATGGACTTATCAAATCATAAAGAAGTACTACTTGGGGAAGCAGTTGGAGTTATTGCAGCTCAATCAATTGGAGAACCAGGTACACAGCTTACAATGAGAACATTCCATACAGGAGGAGTTGCTACAGCAACAGCTTCAGCTACAACTAAAAAAGCTGAAAATTCAGGAAAAGCAGTATTTAAAGATGTAAAAATACTTGTAAGTGAAGAAACAGGAGAAGAGATTGTTGTTAGCCAATCAGCTAAAATTACTATTGGAAACAATGACCATGAAATCCCTTCAGGGTCTATCTTAAAAGTAAAAGATGGAGATATAGTTGAAAAAGGACAAGTTCTTGCTAACTTAAATCCATATCATGTACCTATAATTTGTGACCAAGAAGGAATTGTAGCTTATAAAGAATTAACAATTAAATCAAATTATGATAGTAAATATGGAGTTACTGAATATTTATCAGTAAAACCATTAGATTCTGGTGATGTTAACCCTAGATTACTTATATTAGATGAAAATAAACAAGTTAAAGCAAGTTATCAAATTCCATTTGGTGCTTACATGATGGTTCATGAAGGAGATAAAGTAACAAAAGGACAAGTAATTGCAAAACTTATTAAAGAGGGAGAAGGAACAAAAGACATTACTGGAGGTCTTCCAAGAGTACAAGAGTTATTTGAAGCAAGAAATCCAAAAGGAAAAGCTTTATTAAGTGAAGTTAGTGGAAAAGTTGAAATCACTACTAAGAAGAAAAAAGGTATGAGAGTAATCTTAATAAAAGATGAAATGAATCCAGAAAAATTCAAAGAATACTTAGTTTCTGTTGGAGACCATTTAGTAGTAACTGATGGAATGTTAATAAAAGCTGGAGATAAAATTACAGAAGGAGCTATTTCTCCTTATGATATATTAAATATTAAAGGATTAGTAGCAGCAGAACAATTTATACTTGAATCTGTACAACAAGTATATAGAGACCAAGGTGTTACAGTAAATGATAAACATATAGAAATTATAGTAAAACAAATGTTTAAGAAAGTTAGAATTACAAATTCAGGTTCTTCATTATTATTAGAAGATGAAGTAATTGAGAAGAGACTAGTTGACTTAGAAAATGAAGAATTAAAAGCAAAAGGTAAAAAACTTGTTGAATATGAACCAGTAATTCAAGGTATTACAAAAGCAGCTGTTAATACAGAAAGCTTTATATCTGCTGCGTCATTCCAAGAAACAACAAAAGTTTTATCAAATGCTGCAATAGAAGGTAAGGAAGATTACTTAGAAGGATTAAAAGAAAATGTAATTATTGGTAAGAAAATACCTGCTGGAACAGGTTATGTAGATTACAAGAGAATAATTCCTGAAGAAGTAAAAGAGGAACAGTAA
- the rpoB gene encoding DNA-directed RNA polymerase subunit beta: MGKLVERFNFGKIKERGEMPHFLEFQLNSYEDFIQSRINPLSRENKGLESAFREIFPIESSNGDIRLDYISYELHDAEPPLNNELECKKRGKTYSASLKVRLRLTNKKSGNEIQESLVYFGELPLMTPRGTFIINGAERVVVSQLHRSPGVSFDKEVNLQIGKDLFIGKIIPYKGTWLEFETDKNDFLNVKIDRKKKVLATVFLKAVEFFENNQEIMEEFLETKELDLTPYYEKYSNSEEILENLREKIEGCFLKEDVVNEEDGEFIGEAGSYINVETILGLIEKKVEKIVYYNVTPKEKVLANTILNDDTETKEEAVTEVFKKLRPGDLVTIDSAKSLIRQMFFNPQRYDLEPVGRYKLNKRLGINVDPNEIVLTKEDVKRTIEVIMDLFNGEGHTDDIDNLSNRRIRGVGELLLMQIRAGLAKMSKMVREKMTIQDSETLSSQSLLNTRPLNALILDFFGSGQLSQFMDQSNPLAELTHKRRISALGPGGLSRDRAGFEVRDVHDSHYGRICPIETPEGPNIGLIGSLATYAKVNEYGFMETPYVKVENGVIQFDRIDYLAADEEDGLFIAQADSKFDENGKLLGNITCRFGHEILQVEGEKVDYIDVSPKQVVSVSAGLIPFLEHDDANRALMGSNMQRQAVPLLRTEAPYVGTGIERKVAIDSGAVVTTEVSGVVTYVDAHIIKIMSDDGVEVTYPLLNYERSNQAMCLHQKPIVDLGERVEKGAVIADGPATKGGDLALGRNILMAFMPWEGYNYEDAILISDRLRKDDVFTSIHIEEYEIEARNTKLGDEEITREIPNVSESALRNLDSNGIIIVGSEVEAGDILVGKTAPKGETEPPAEEKLLRAIFGEKARDVRDTSLRMPHGSKGTVVEVLELSRENGDDLKAGVNKVIRIFIAEKRKITVGDKMSGRHGNKGVVSRVLPAEDMPFLADGTHLDVVLNPLGVPSRMNIGQVLEVHLGLALQKIPNKDERYIATPVFDGATEDEIKDRLEKSGYPRSGKVTLYDGRTGEPFDNKVTVGIMYMLKLHHLVEDKMHARAIGPYSLVTQQPLGGKAQFGGQRLGEMEVWALEAYGASNILQEMLTVKSDDINGRTKTYEAIVKGEEMPEADLPESFKVLLKEFQAIALDIELFDKDGNLINVDEDYNKEETITEFSLGAPTFGEELDEGFEESFDEDLSFDGLDD, from the coding sequence ATGGGGAAACTCGTTGAAAGATTTAATTTTGGAAAAATAAAAGAGAGAGGAGAAATGCCTCATTTTTTAGAATTTCAATTAAATTCTTATGAAGATTTTATTCAATCAAGAATTAATCCACTATCTAGAGAAAATAAGGGATTAGAATCTGCTTTCAGAGAAATATTTCCAATAGAGTCTTCTAATGGAGATATTCGTTTAGATTATATCTCTTATGAATTACATGATGCTGAACCACCTTTAAACAATGAATTAGAATGTAAAAAAAGAGGAAAAACATATTCAGCTTCATTAAAAGTAAGATTAAGATTAACTAATAAGAAAAGTGGAAATGAGATACAAGAAAGTTTAGTTTATTTTGGTGAATTACCACTAATGACTCCTAGAGGAACATTTATAATAAATGGAGCAGAAAGAGTAGTAGTATCTCAATTACATAGATCTCCTGGTGTATCTTTTGACAAAGAGGTAAACTTACAAATTGGAAAAGACCTTTTTATTGGAAAAATTATTCCTTATAAAGGAACTTGGTTAGAGTTTGAAACTGATAAAAATGATTTCTTAAATGTAAAAATAGACAGAAAGAAAAAAGTTTTAGCAACTGTTTTCTTAAAAGCAGTTGAATTCTTCGAAAATAACCAAGAAATAATGGAAGAATTTTTAGAAACAAAAGAACTAGATTTAACTCCTTATTATGAAAAATATAGTAATTCTGAAGAAATATTAGAAAATTTAAGAGAAAAAATAGAAGGATGTTTCTTAAAAGAAGATGTAGTAAATGAAGAAGATGGAGAATTTATTGGAGAAGCAGGTTCTTATATAAATGTAGAAACTATTTTAGGATTAATAGAGAAAAAAGTAGAAAAAATAGTTTATTATAATGTAACTCCAAAAGAAAAAGTTTTAGCAAATACTATCTTAAATGATGATACTGAAACTAAAGAAGAAGCAGTAACTGAGGTATTTAAAAAATTAAGACCTGGAGATTTAGTAACAATAGATTCAGCTAAATCTTTAATTAGACAAATGTTCTTTAATCCACAAAGATATGATTTAGAACCAGTAGGAAGATATAAATTAAATAAAAGATTAGGAATTAATGTAGACCCTAATGAAATTGTTTTAACAAAAGAAGATGTTAAGAGAACAATAGAAGTTATAATGGATTTATTTAATGGTGAAGGTCATACAGATGATATAGATAATTTATCTAATAGAAGAATAAGAGGAGTAGGAGAACTTCTTTTAATGCAAATAAGAGCAGGACTTGCAAAAATGTCAAAAATGGTAAGAGAGAAAATGACTATTCAAGATTCTGAAACTTTATCATCTCAATCATTATTGAATACTAGACCATTAAATGCATTAATTTTAGATTTCTTTGGTTCTGGTCAATTATCACAATTCATGGACCAATCAAACCCATTAGCTGAGTTAACACATAAAAGAAGAATATCAGCTTTAGGACCTGGAGGACTTTCAAGAGATAGAGCAGGATTCGAAGTTAGAGACGTACATGACTCTCACTATGGAAGAATTTGTCCAATAGAAACTCCAGAGGGACCAAACATTGGACTTATAGGTTCATTAGCAACTTATGCTAAAGTAAATGAATATGGATTTATGGAAACTCCATATGTAAAAGTAGAAAATGGAGTAATTCAATTTGATAGAATAGATTATTTAGCTGCTGACGAAGAAGATGGATTATTTATAGCCCAAGCAGACTCAAAATTTGATGAAAATGGTAAATTATTAGGAAATATTACTTGTAGATTTGGACATGAAATTTTACAAGTTGAAGGAGAAAAAGTAGACTATATAGATGTTTCTCCAAAACAAGTTGTTTCTGTATCAGCTGGATTAATTCCGTTCTTAGAGCATGACGACGCTAACCGTGCACTAATGGGTTCTAACATGCAAAGACAAGCAGTACCATTATTAAGAACAGAAGCTCCTTATGTAGGAACAGGAATAGAAAGAAAAGTAGCTATAGATTCTGGAGCAGTTGTAACAACAGAAGTTTCTGGAGTAGTAACATATGTTGATGCTCATATAATCAAAATAATGTCTGATGATGGTGTAGAAGTTACTTATCCATTATTAAATTATGAAAGATCAAACCAAGCAATGTGTTTACATCAAAAACCAATTGTAGATTTAGGTGAAAGAGTAGAAAAAGGAGCTGTAATAGCTGACGGACCAGCTACAAAAGGTGGAGATTTAGCATTAGGTAGAAATATCTTAATGGCATTCATGCCTTGGGAAGGATATAACTACGAGGACGCGATTTTAATATCAGATAGATTAAGAAAAGATGATGTATTTACATCAATTCATATAGAAGAATATGAAATAGAAGCTAGAAATACAAAATTAGGTGACGAAGAAATAACTAGGGAAATTCCAAATGTTTCAGAAAGTGCTTTAAGAAATCTAGATTCAAACGGTATAATAATAGTAGGTTCTGAAGTAGAAGCTGGAGATATTCTTGTTGGAAAAACAGCACCTAAAGGAGAAACAGAACCTCCTGCAGAAGAAAAATTATTAAGAGCTATATTTGGAGAAAAAGCAAGAGATGTAAGAGATACATCTTTAAGAATGCCTCATGGTTCAAAAGGAACTGTAGTAGAAGTATTAGAACTTTCTAGAGAAAATGGAGATGACTTAAAGGCTGGAGTTAATAAAGTTATAAGAATTTTCATAGCTGAAAAGAGAAAGATAACTGTTGGAGATAAAATGTCTGGACGTCATGGAAATAAAGGGGTTGTTTCAAGAGTATTACCAGCAGAAGATATGCCATTCTTAGCAGATGGAACACACTTAGATGTAGTACTTAACCCATTAGGGGTTCCTTCACGTATGAATATAGGACAAGTATTGGAAGTACATTTAGGATTAGCACTTCAAAAAATACCAAATAAAGATGAAAGATATATAGCTACTCCTGTATTTGATGGAGCTACTGAAGATGAAATAAAAGATCGTTTAGAAAAATCTGGATATCCAAGAAGTGGAAAAGTAACTTTATATGATGGAAGAACTGGAGAACCATTTGATAATAAAGTTACAGTTGGAATAATGTATATGTTAAAATTACACCATCTAGTAGAAGATAAAATGCATGCTAGAGCAATTGGACCATATTCATTAGTAACTCAACAACCATTAGGAGGAAAAGCTCAATTTGGAGGACAAAGACTTGGAGAGATGGAAGTTTGGGCTTTAGAAGCATACGGAGCTTCAAATATCTTACAAGAAATGTTAACAGTTAAATCTGACGATATAAATGGAAGAACAAAAACATATGAAGCTATAGTAAAAGGTGAAGAAATGCCTGAGGCAGATTTACCAGAATCATTTAAAGTATTATTAAAAGAATTCCAAGCTATAGCATTAGATATAGAGTTATTTGATAAAGATGGAAATCTAATAAATGTTGATGAAGATTATAATAAAGAAGAAACAATAACTGAATTTTCATTAGGAGCTCCAACTTTTGGAGAAGAATTAGATGAAGGATTTGAAGAATCTTTTGATGAAGATTTATCATTTGATGGATTAGATGATTAA
- the rplL gene encoding 50S ribosomal protein L7/L12, with amino-acid sequence MAFDKQQFIADLEAMSVLELRELVTALEEHFGVTAAAPVAVAAVGGAAAEVEEKTEFDVILKSAGDKKIGVIKEIRGITGLGLKEAKELADNGGTIKEGASKEEAEEIKAKLEAAGATVEVK; translated from the coding sequence ATGGCATTTGATAAACAACAATTTATTGCTGACTTAGAAGCTATGTCAGTATTAGAATTAAGAGAATTAGTAACTGCTTTAGAAGAGCACTTTGGAGTAACTGCAGCAGCACCTGTAGCAGTAGCAGCAGTAGGAGGAGCAGCAGCTGAAGTTGAAGAAAAAACTGAATTTGATGTAATATTAAAATCAGCTGGAGATAAGAAAATAGGAGTAATCAAAGAAATCAGAGGAATCACTGGTTTAGGATTAAAAGAAGCTAAAGAATTAGCTGACAATGGTGGAACTATAAAAGAGGGAGCATCTAAAGAAGAAGCTGAAGAAATTAAAGCTAAATTAGAAGCTGCTGGAGCAACAGTAGAAGTTAAATAG
- the rplJ gene encoding 50S ribosomal protein L10, with translation MANQAKVEAVAALVERIKRAQSIVLVDYEGIKVKEETQLRKSLREAGGEYLVAKNRLFKIALKEAGVEDSFDDILEGTTSFAFGYDDIVAPAKIMNEVSKANAKAKIFNIKGGYLTGKRVSEAEVLQLATLPSREQLLSMVLNGMLGPVRKLAYGLVAVADKKEGSAE, from the coding sequence ATGGCAAATCAAGCTAAAGTAGAAGCAGTAGCAGCACTTGTTGAAAGAATTAAAAGAGCTCAATCTATCGTATTAGTAGACTACGAAGGAATTAAAGTTAAAGAAGAAACTCAACTAAGAAAATCTTTAAGAGAAGCTGGTGGAGAATATTTAGTAGCTAAAAATAGATTATTTAAAATAGCTCTAAAAGAAGCTGGTGTTGAAGATTCTTTTGACGATATACTAGAAGGAACTACATCATTCGCATTTGGATATGACGATATCGTAGCTCCTGCTAAAATAATGAACGAAGTATCTAAAGCTAACGCAAAAGCAAAAATATTCAACATAAAAGGTGGATATTTAACTGGAAAAAGAGTTAGCGAAGCTGAAGTATTACAACTAGCAACTTTACCATCAAGAGAACAATTATTATCTATGGTGTTAAATGGAATGTTAGGACCAGTAAGAAAACTTGCTTATGGATTAGTAGCAGTAGCAGATAAAAAAGAAGGATCTGCAGAATAA
- the rplA gene encoding 50S ribosomal protein L1: MAKHRGKKYLEVAKLVDSTRLYDVKEALETVVKTRSANFLETVEVALRLGVDPRHASQQIRGTVVLPHGTGKSVKILAITQGENINKALEAGADFAGAEEYIEKIQQGWLDFDLVIATPDMMPKLGRLGKILGTKGLMPNPKSGTVTPNIAAAVSEFKKGKLAFRVDKLGSIHVPIGKADFSDEKIYENFKAFMAEIVRLKPADAKGQYLKTVAVSLTMGPGIKMDPTLVAKEIG, from the coding sequence ATGGCAAAACATAGAGGTAAAAAATACTTAGAAGTAGCTAAGTTAGTAGATAGTACAAGATTATATGATGTGAAAGAAGCATTAGAAACAGTTGTAAAAACAAGATCAGCTAACTTCCTAGAAACAGTTGAAGTTGCATTAAGATTAGGAGTAGATCCTAGACATGCAAGCCAACAAATAAGAGGAACTGTTGTGTTACCACACGGAACTGGAAAAAGTGTTAAAATATTAGCAATAACACAAGGAGAAAACATAAATAAAGCTTTAGAAGCTGGAGCAGATTTTGCTGGAGCTGAAGAATATATTGAAAAAATTCAACAAGGATGGTTAGACTTTGATTTAGTTATAGCTACTCCAGATATGATGCCTAAATTAGGAAGATTAGGAAAAATATTAGGAACTAAAGGTTTAATGCCTAACCCTAAATCAGGAACAGTTACTCCTAATATAGCAGCAGCTGTATCAGAATTCAAAAAAGGTAAATTAGCATTCAGAGTAGACAAATTAGGATCTATCCACGTACCAATTGGTAAAGCAGATTTCTCTGATGAAAAAATATATGAAAACTTTAAAGCATTCATGGCTGAAATCGTAAGATTAAAACCTGCTGATGCAAAAGGACAATATTTAAAAACTGTAGCAGTTTCTTTAACTATGGGACCTGGAATAAAAATGGACCCAACATTAGTTGCTAAAGAAATTGGATAA